From the Terriglobales bacterium genome, one window contains:
- a CDS encoding aldo/keto reductase: MIEKRQFGRTDMQVSVLGFGGAEIGFHQVPQSEVARLLNQALDDGLNVIDTAECYVESETLIGNAVSRRRKDFYLFTKCGHVKSMEHEDWSYASLLRSIERSLKRLRTDHLDLIQLHSCSLEELKKGEVVRALEEAKRKGQTRYIGYSGDSQAARFAVECGRFDALQTSVSIADQEAIELTLPLARERGLGVIAKRPIANAAWRTGKKPANPYHHAYWERLQKLDYPFLRDGVERSVATALRFTYGVPGIHTLIVGSTQPGRWKQNAALLAAGPLPEAESQAIRRRWKEVADASWAGEI, from the coding sequence AAGCGGCAGTTCGGCAGAACCGACATGCAAGTGAGCGTGCTGGGCTTCGGCGGGGCAGAGATCGGCTTCCACCAGGTGCCCCAGAGCGAGGTCGCCCGCCTGCTCAACCAGGCCCTCGACGACGGCCTCAATGTCATCGACACCGCCGAGTGCTACGTCGAGAGCGAGACGCTGATCGGCAACGCGGTCTCCCGCCGCCGCAAGGATTTCTATCTGTTCACGAAATGTGGGCACGTCAAGAGCATGGAGCACGAGGACTGGAGCTACGCTTCCCTGCTGCGCAGCATCGAGCGCAGCCTGAAGCGCCTGCGCACCGACCACCTCGACCTCATCCAGTTGCACAGTTGCTCGCTAGAGGAACTCAAGAAGGGCGAGGTCGTCCGCGCATTGGAGGAGGCGAAGCGCAAGGGCCAGACACGTTACATCGGCTACAGCGGCGACAGCCAGGCAGCGCGCTTCGCCGTAGAATGCGGCCGCTTCGATGCCCTGCAGACCTCAGTCTCTATCGCCGACCAGGAGGCCATCGAGCTGACGCTGCCGCTGGCGCGGGAGCGCGGCCTGGGCGTCATCGCCAAGCGTCCCATCGCCAATGCCGCCTGGCGCACCGGCAAGAAGCCGGCCAACCCCTACCACCACGCCTATTGGGAGCGCCTGCAGAAGCTGGACTACCCCTTCCTGCGGGACGGGGTGGAGCGTTCGGTGGCGACCGCCCTGCGCTTCACCTACGGGGTGCCCGGCATCCACACCCTGATCGTGGGCAGTACCCAGCCCGGCCGCTGGAAGCAGAACGCCGCGCTCTTGGCCGCCGGACCTTTGCCCGAGGCCGAATCGCAGGCAATCCGCCGACGCTGGAAGGAAGTGGCCGACGCTTCCTGGGCGGGCGAGATCTGA